In a genomic window of Chrysemys picta bellii isolate R12L10 chromosome 1, ASM1138683v2, whole genome shotgun sequence:
- the LOC135980760 gene encoding uncharacterized protein LOC135980760: MQSSPAVMAVQSVNRKRAPAWTDREVLDLIAVWGDESVLSELRSKRRNAKIYEKISKDMAERGYSRDATQCRVKIKELRQGYQKTKEANGRSGSHPQTSRFYEALHSILGAAATTTPPVTVDSEDGILSTAGSSDMLGDGEDEEGDEEGEAVGSSHNADFPDSQDLFITLTEIPYEASPAVTPDTESGEGSATTSATVSQPSLESHSQRLARIRRRKKRTREDMFSELMACSQAQAAQQTQWRENLTRMHQANMDREERWRQEDQQATQTLLGLLREQTDTLRRLVDVLQERRQEDRAPLQSISNRPPPPPSPIPTSPKVQRRRGGRVPAKSHSTPAESSSSRRLSFPKI, encoded by the exons atgcagagctctccagcagtgatggccgtgcagtctgtgaatagaaagagagccccagcatggactgatcgtgaagtcttggatctcatcgctgtgtggggcgatgagtccgtgctttccgagctgcgatccaaaagaaggaatgcaaagatctacgagaagatctctaaagacatggcagagagaggatacagccgggatgcaacgcagtgccgcgtgaaaatcaaggagctgagacaaggctaccagaagaccaaagaggcaaacggacgctccggatcccatccccagacatcccgtttctacgaggcactgcattccatcctcggtgcggccgccaccactaccccaccagtgaccgtggactctgaggatgggatactgtccacggccggttcctcggacatgttaggggacggggaagatgaggaaggagatgaggagggcgaggcagtcggcagctctcacaacgctgatttccccgacagccaggatctcttcatcacccttacagagatcccctacgaagcgtccccagccgttaccccggacacagaatctggtgaaggatcagcca ccacatctgcgactgtctcacaacctagcctggaatcacactcccagaggctagcgcggattaggcgtaggaagaagaggacacgggaggacatgttctctgagcttatggcctgttcccaagcccaggcagcacagcagacccagtggcgggagaacttgacccgaatgcaccaagccaacatggatcgggaggagaggtggcggcaggaagatcagcaggcgactcaaacgctgcttggactactgagggagcaaacggacacgctccggcgccttgtggatgttctgcaggaacggaggcaggaggacagagccccgctgcagtccatctctaaccgccctcccccgccaccaagtcccatacccacctcacccaaagtgcaaagaaggagaggcggcagagtccctgctaagtctcactccacccctgcagagagctctagtagcagaaggctctcatttcccaaaatttga